Proteins encoded by one window of Phytohabitans houttuyneae:
- a CDS encoding DUF3072 domain-containing protein translates to MSGRTRRDITEPDPQAAIKDPDDWVTGDEPWTAPQRSYLETLSREAGQDAPESLTKAEAAKLIEELQERTGRGPSTDQRT, encoded by the coding sequence ATGAGTGGGCGGACACGTCGCGACATCACTGAGCCGGATCCCCAGGCGGCGATCAAGGATCCCGATGACTGGGTGACCGGCGACGAGCCGTGGACCGCGCCGCAGCGGTCCTATCTGGAGACACTGTCCCGCGAGGCCGGCCAGGACGCGCCGGAGAGCCTCACCAAAGCGGAGGCGGCCAAGCTGATCGAGGAACTCCAGGAACGGACCGGCCGCGGCCCGTCCACGGACCAGCGGACCTGA
- a CDS encoding alpha/beta hydrolase, which produces MALGVIGLLSLGLVYTGWSGRSRPSVPDGARSGDLTLEPCTYPTGDGDRAADCGTLVVPENRRDAGSRLIALPVVRVRATATPAAEPVFRLEGGPGQSNLDFPTAGWLSGNRDVVLVGYRGVDGSVRLDCPEVTAALRRSADLASERTAERFAGALRDCRRRLADAGADLDGYSLPQRVDDLEAARRALGYGRIDLLSQSAGTRTAMIYAWRYPASLHRSVMIGANPPGHFMWDPEITDEQLRHYAELCAADEGCAARTGDLAASLRATVADAPDRWGPLPLKKGTARTATLWGLHEATAAAAPLNAPTTFDAWLSAAEGDPSGLWALATMADLIFPGSFVWGESAATASIDSPAVKAYYAGGGDPGTILGNAATDFVWARGRLADAWPTSPDHAEYQRVRPSDVETLVVSGSVDFTAPPRVAADELMPALRNGHQVVLAELGHTTDFWHNQPAAGKRLLNTFYDRGVVDRSGYTTQPVDFEVGMTMPAIARVILLMLAGGALLAVVLLGAMALWVWRRGGFGVVASALLRSLAAAVVGLGGWFLAILVVASVWPGLFASGGLAVVAAGIAVGLCVYLAWLRRGIGPGLRYGALAAAVAWGWPAPGWAGTRSRAWRAR; this is translated from the coding sequence GTGGCCCTCGGGGTGATCGGGTTGCTGTCGCTCGGGCTTGTCTACACCGGATGGTCGGGTCGATCCCGGCCGTCGGTGCCGGACGGCGCGCGCTCCGGCGACCTGACGCTGGAGCCGTGCACGTACCCGACCGGGGACGGTGACCGCGCGGCCGACTGCGGCACGCTCGTCGTCCCCGAAAACCGGCGCGACGCCGGCTCCCGCCTCATCGCCCTGCCGGTGGTACGCGTCCGCGCGACCGCCACCCCGGCGGCGGAGCCGGTCTTCCGGCTGGAGGGCGGGCCGGGGCAGAGCAACCTGGACTTCCCGACCGCTGGCTGGCTGTCGGGCAACCGCGATGTCGTGCTGGTGGGCTACCGGGGTGTCGACGGGTCGGTACGCCTGGACTGCCCGGAGGTGACCGCCGCGCTGCGGCGCTCGGCCGACCTCGCGTCCGAGCGGACGGCGGAGCGCTTCGCCGGCGCGCTGCGCGACTGCCGCCGCCGGCTCGCGGACGCGGGCGCCGACCTCGACGGGTACTCGCTGCCGCAGCGCGTCGACGATCTGGAGGCGGCTCGCCGCGCGCTGGGGTACGGCCGGATCGACCTGCTCAGCCAGAGTGCCGGCACGCGCACGGCGATGATCTACGCGTGGCGTTACCCGGCGTCGCTGCACCGCTCCGTGATGATCGGCGCGAACCCGCCCGGCCACTTCATGTGGGACCCGGAGATCACCGACGAGCAGCTGCGCCACTACGCCGAACTGTGCGCGGCGGACGAGGGCTGCGCGGCCCGTACCGGCGATCTCGCCGCCTCCCTGCGCGCCACCGTCGCGGACGCTCCAGACCGGTGGGGCCCGCTGCCGCTCAAGAAGGGCACCGCCCGCACGGCGACGCTGTGGGGCCTGCACGAGGCGACCGCCGCCGCGGCGCCGCTGAACGCGCCGACCACGTTCGACGCCTGGCTGAGCGCGGCCGAGGGCGACCCGAGCGGGCTGTGGGCACTCGCGACGATGGCCGACCTGATCTTTCCGGGGTCGTTCGTGTGGGGCGAGTCCGCCGCGACGGCAAGCATCGACTCGCCCGCGGTCAAGGCGTACTACGCGGGTGGCGGCGACCCCGGCACGATCCTGGGCAACGCGGCGACCGACTTCGTGTGGGCCAGGGGGCGGCTCGCCGACGCGTGGCCGACCAGCCCCGACCACGCCGAGTACCAGCGGGTCCGACCGTCCGATGTGGAGACGCTGGTGGTGAGCGGTTCGGTCGACTTCACCGCACCGCCGCGGGTGGCGGCCGACGAGCTGATGCCCGCGCTGCGCAACGGTCACCAGGTCGTGCTCGCCGAGCTCGGGCACACGACGGACTTCTGGCACAACCAGCCGGCAGCCGGCAAGCGGCTGTTGAACACGTTCTACGACCGTGGCGTGGTGGACCGCTCGGGGTACACGACGCAGCCGGTCGACTTCGAGGTGGGGATGACGATGCCGGCGATCGCACGGGTGATCCTCTTGATGCTGGCCGGCGGCGCGCTCCTCGCGGTCGTACTGCTCGGCGCGATGGCGCTGTGGGTGTGGCGGCGCGGCGGCTTCGGCGTGGTGGCGAGCGCACTGCTGCGCAGCCTGGCCGCGGCGGTGGTGGGGCTCGGCGGGTGGTTCCTGGCGATCCTCGTGGTGGCGAGCGTGTGGCCGGGGCTGTTCGCCAGCGGCGGGCTCGCGGTGGTGGCGGCGGGCATCGCGGTCGGCCTCTGCGTGTACCTGGCCTGGTTGCGCCGGGGAATCGGCCCGGGACTGCGCTACGGCGCCCTCGCCGCGGCGGTGGCCTGGGGTTGGCCGGCGCCTGGCTGGGCGGGCACGCGGTCGCGGGCCTGGCGGGCGCGCTGA
- a CDS encoding condensation domain-containing protein, whose protein sequence is MTVIAVPFAGEGAGEDELSWGQQDIWGSMRRDRSWLPIGFARPVPPGTTVEDIVDELRWCVSRYPSLRTRLRFTGGDRPRQVVYASGEVELEVVDAPPDADPAAVAKGVQDRYQGTDHDHAAEWPVRMAVVRHLGAPAYQVMVVCHLVVDGFGALVMQDGMRDRPSGPGAALEPLEQAREQRTPAAVRRSEAALRHWEHLLRTTAADRYPGSADPRTPRYWEVVRTSPALHLAVERVAARARVESSTVLLAAYAMAMSAVTGIAPLLTQLVVGNRFRPGLATTVSPVSQTALCRLDVAGREFDDALAVTWRAALAGYKHSYYDPAALDALLRRVAAERPDPAVMRCGFNDRRGLLRDLPPADPAADPRAALAHTTTRVERRQDKPFDPCYLHVLQEPGAVVLVLCADTHFLGPDQQEDVLRRIEETVVDAASRGGH, encoded by the coding sequence GTGACGGTGATCGCGGTCCCGTTCGCCGGGGAGGGCGCCGGCGAGGACGAGCTGAGCTGGGGCCAACAGGACATCTGGGGCAGCATGCGGCGGGACCGCTCGTGGCTGCCGATCGGATTCGCGCGACCTGTGCCGCCCGGCACGACCGTCGAGGACATCGTGGACGAGCTGCGCTGGTGCGTGAGCCGGTACCCGTCGCTGCGCACGCGGCTGCGCTTCACCGGCGGCGACCGACCGCGCCAGGTGGTGTACGCGAGCGGCGAGGTCGAGCTGGAGGTCGTGGACGCGCCGCCGGACGCCGACCCGGCCGCCGTGGCCAAGGGCGTGCAGGACCGATACCAGGGCACCGACCACGACCACGCGGCCGAGTGGCCGGTGCGGATGGCGGTGGTCCGTCATCTCGGCGCACCCGCGTACCAGGTCATGGTCGTCTGCCACCTGGTGGTGGACGGCTTCGGCGCCCTCGTGATGCAGGACGGCATGCGGGACCGCCCGTCCGGACCCGGCGCCGCATTGGAGCCGCTGGAACAGGCGCGGGAGCAGCGGACGCCGGCGGCGGTACGGCGCAGCGAGGCGGCCCTGCGGCACTGGGAGCACCTGCTTCGCACCACCGCGGCGGACCGCTACCCCGGCTCGGCCGACCCGCGCACCCCGCGCTACTGGGAGGTCGTCCGCACCTCGCCCGCCCTGCACCTGGCGGTGGAACGGGTCGCCGCGCGGGCCCGGGTGGAGTCCTCGACGGTGCTGCTCGCCGCGTACGCGATGGCGATGTCGGCGGTGACCGGGATCGCCCCGCTGCTGACCCAGCTGGTGGTCGGCAACCGCTTCCGGCCGGGCCTCGCCACGACGGTCAGCCCGGTGAGCCAGACCGCGCTGTGCCGGCTCGACGTCGCCGGCCGCGAATTCGACGACGCGCTCGCGGTCACGTGGCGGGCGGCGCTGGCCGGCTACAAGCACTCCTACTACGACCCGGCCGCACTCGACGCACTGCTGCGGCGGGTGGCCGCCGAACGGCCGGACCCGGCGGTCATGCGCTGCGGCTTCAACGACCGGCGCGGGCTGCTGCGCGACCTGCCACCGGCGGACCCGGCCGCGGACCCGCGGGCCGCGCTCGCCCACACGACCACGCGCGTGGAACGCCGCCAGGACAAGCCCTTCGACCCGTGCTACCTGCACGTCCTCCAGGAGCCGGGCGCGGTCGTGCTGGTGCTCTGCGCCGACACGCACTTCCTCGGGCCGGACCAGCAGGAGGACGTCCTGCGCCGCATCGAGGAAACCGTCGTGGACGCCGCCTCGCGCGGTGGCCACTAA
- a CDS encoding RNA polymerase sigma factor has product MTFEEFVAARLGPLVRYATVVTWDPYLAEDITQDVLVRAQARWGRIGGLDAPEQYVKRMILNEFLSWRRRRAARLVTISPEALESIAPPVEDNAVAAEDRDLVLRLIATLPPKQRAALALRYYEDLPDEQIADLLGCRPVTVRTQIFRALATLRAALPARSSLIEEVPS; this is encoded by the coding sequence GTGACCTTCGAGGAGTTCGTGGCGGCCCGGTTAGGTCCACTGGTCCGGTACGCGACGGTGGTGACCTGGGACCCGTACCTTGCCGAGGACATCACGCAGGACGTGTTGGTGCGGGCGCAGGCGCGCTGGGGGCGGATCGGTGGGCTCGACGCGCCGGAGCAGTACGTGAAGCGCATGATCCTCAACGAGTTCCTCTCCTGGCGGCGGCGGCGGGCGGCACGGCTCGTGACGATCTCGCCGGAGGCACTCGAGTCGATCGCCCCGCCGGTCGAGGACAACGCCGTGGCCGCGGAGGATCGCGACCTCGTGCTCCGCCTGATCGCCACCCTCCCACCGAAACAGCGTGCGGCGCTGGCTTTGCGTTACTACGAGGACCTTCCCGACGAGCAGATAGCCGATTTGCTCGGCTGCCGTCCGGTCACGGTCCGTACCCAGATCTTCCGGGCCCTCGCGACGTTGCGGGCCGCACTTCCCGCCCGGTCGTCCCTGATCGAGGAGGTCCCGTCATGA
- a CDS encoding bifunctional diguanylate cyclase/phosphohydrolase, translating to MGVEVDIRRVMRWAIVAGAVWLVLYAVLTGLSQGSEAMARFVGNVVYVVPLVLLAPLSVMAARRSRGRLRTAWWLLAVSNLLWLVGELIWSAYAFTRPGGAPSPSIADIAYIGSYAVALPGIVIGFGGTWAERQVRCMVDSALVTLGIGAVGWALVVGPLMPGTTTAGAIVTFAQPLFAITIVTALVAVGLCGHRTIPPSFLLAGAGFAVAGITDAVYAYLFMVHSYDDASWLNLGWQVEAVLLCLAAAAAALRTEPEPEVRSLDRDVAVLPAAVAVLSIVGIAIADRLTEGHLARSTLVIAVLLASGLLLRQVLVTRDRTRLAEALATALREQERLAVTDGLTGLYNRRFFQEMLRLDAERAEQNSAPISIVIIDLDRFKKINDSCGHPTGDRVLVEAADRIRRAVRPADLVARYGGEEFVCLLPGAGEDTAMEVAERVRRALSRTPLVVPSGREVRLTASLGVASAGTRGGRPHGDLEGLIQDADGALYRAKARGRDQVVAAGRLADLALDTDPDLPSALVWLADQIDAKLGNHEHSTAVSRWALLTGARLGLHQAELRRTAAAARLHDIGKINVDDAILTKPGRLSQEEWDVLRRHPQEGARLLTELSDRADLAPLVGAHHERYDGAGYPTGLRGDGIPIEARIIAVCDSWAAMRADRAYASALSEAEARHQIERGRGSQFDPAVADAFLALLDEGAIDELAPLRHTDAATTPR from the coding sequence GTGGGGGTCGAGGTGGACATACGGCGGGTTATGCGCTGGGCGATAGTCGCCGGCGCGGTTTGGCTGGTGTTGTACGCGGTGCTCACGGGCCTGAGCCAGGGCTCGGAGGCGATGGCCCGGTTCGTCGGCAACGTGGTTTATGTCGTTCCGCTCGTGCTTCTCGCGCCGCTGTCCGTGATGGCCGCCCGCCGCTCGCGGGGACGGCTGCGCACCGCCTGGTGGCTGCTGGCCGTCTCCAACCTGCTGTGGCTCGTGGGGGAGCTGATCTGGAGCGCGTACGCCTTCACCCGGCCGGGCGGCGCACCCTCACCCTCGATCGCCGACATCGCCTACATCGGCTCGTACGCCGTCGCCCTGCCCGGCATCGTGATCGGCTTCGGCGGCACCTGGGCCGAGCGGCAGGTGCGCTGCATGGTCGACTCCGCCCTGGTGACGCTCGGCATCGGCGCGGTCGGCTGGGCGCTGGTGGTCGGCCCGCTCATGCCCGGCACGACGACGGCCGGCGCGATCGTCACGTTCGCGCAGCCGCTGTTCGCCATCACGATCGTCACGGCACTCGTCGCGGTGGGGCTCTGCGGCCACCGCACGATCCCACCGTCGTTCCTGCTGGCCGGCGCGGGCTTCGCGGTGGCCGGCATCACCGACGCCGTGTACGCGTACCTGTTCATGGTCCACTCGTACGACGACGCGAGCTGGCTCAACCTCGGCTGGCAGGTCGAGGCCGTGCTCCTGTGCCTGGCGGCGGCCGCCGCCGCGCTGCGCACCGAGCCCGAGCCCGAGGTGCGCAGCCTCGACCGCGACGTGGCCGTGCTGCCGGCCGCCGTGGCCGTGCTCTCGATCGTCGGCATCGCCATCGCCGACCGGCTCACCGAGGGCCACCTCGCCCGCTCCACGCTGGTCATCGCGGTGCTGCTCGCGTCCGGCCTGCTGCTGCGCCAGGTGCTCGTCACCCGCGACCGCACGCGGCTCGCCGAGGCGCTGGCCACCGCGCTGCGCGAGCAGGAGCGGCTGGCCGTCACCGACGGGCTGACCGGCCTGTACAACCGCCGCTTCTTCCAGGAGATGCTGCGGCTCGACGCGGAGCGCGCGGAGCAGAACAGCGCGCCGATCAGCATCGTCATCATCGACCTGGACCGCTTCAAGAAGATCAACGACAGCTGCGGCCATCCCACCGGCGACCGGGTGCTTGTCGAGGCCGCCGACCGGATCCGCCGCGCGGTACGCCCCGCCGACCTTGTCGCCCGCTACGGCGGCGAGGAGTTCGTCTGCCTGCTCCCCGGCGCCGGCGAGGACACCGCGATGGAGGTGGCCGAGCGGGTACGCCGCGCGCTGTCCCGCACTCCCCTGGTGGTGCCTAGCGGCCGCGAGGTGCGCCTCACCGCCTCGCTCGGCGTGGCCAGCGCCGGTACCCGCGGCGGCCGGCCGCACGGCGACCTTGAAGGCCTGATCCAGGACGCGGACGGCGCCCTCTACCGCGCCAAGGCCCGCGGGCGCGACCAGGTCGTCGCCGCCGGGCGGCTGGCCGACCTCGCGCTCGACACCGACCCGGACCTGCCGTCCGCGCTGGTGTGGCTGGCCGACCAGATCGACGCCAAGCTCGGCAACCACGAGCACAGCACCGCCGTCTCGCGGTGGGCGCTGCTCACCGGCGCGCGGCTCGGCCTGCACCAGGCCGAACTGCGCCGCACCGCCGCGGCCGCCCGGCTGCACGACATCGGCAAGATCAACGTCGACGACGCGATCCTCACCAAGCCGGGCCGCCTCAGCCAGGAGGAGTGGGACGTGCTGCGCCGCCACCCGCAGGAGGGCGCCCGCCTGCTGACCGAGCTCAGCGACCGCGCCGACCTCGCCCCGCTGGTCGGCGCGCACCACGAGCGGTACGACGGCGCCGGCTACCCCACGGGCCTGCGCGGCGACGGCATCCCCATCGAGGCCCGGATCATCGCGGTGTGCGACTCGTGGGCCGCGATGCGCGCCGACCGCGCGTACGCCTCGGCGCTGAGCGAGGCTGAAGCGAGGCACCAGATCGAGCGCGGCCGGGGCAGCCAGTTCGACCCCGCGGTGGCGGACGCCTTCCTGGCCCTGCTCGACGAGGGCGCCATCGACGAGCTGGCCCCGCTGCGCCACACCGACGCCGCCACCACGCCGCGCTGA
- a CDS encoding alpha/beta fold hydrolase, with protein sequence MTPQITGFEYRRVPVADGVALNVAVGGAGSPVVLLHGFPQTHLMWRHVAADLAADHTVIAPDLRGYGASDKPADPDGTGYGKRTMAADVVALAAALGHERFALAGHDRGALVAIRAGLDHPDRVTHLASLDVLPTLDMWDVMHGTTAAVGFHLYLMAQPPGLPERLIGASADAFFGHFLDIWTRDPEAIPPEVRREYLAASRAAVPSIVADYRASAGIDVEHDRADREAGNTLRMPVTVLQQDWGAALGFDAAAIWRAWAPDLHHETVSCGHFMAEEAPAEVVKALRALLSR encoded by the coding sequence ATGACACCTCAGATCACCGGATTCGAGTACCGGAGGGTGCCGGTCGCCGACGGCGTCGCGCTGAACGTCGCCGTCGGGGGAGCGGGCAGCCCGGTCGTCCTGCTGCACGGCTTTCCGCAGACCCACCTGATGTGGCGGCACGTCGCCGCCGACCTCGCCGCCGACCACACGGTCATCGCGCCCGACCTGCGCGGCTACGGCGCGAGTGACAAGCCCGCCGACCCGGACGGCACCGGGTACGGCAAGCGGACGATGGCCGCCGACGTCGTGGCGCTGGCCGCCGCGCTGGGCCACGAGCGCTTCGCGCTGGCCGGGCACGACCGCGGCGCGCTGGTCGCCATCCGGGCCGGCCTCGACCACCCGGACCGGGTGACCCACCTGGCCTCGCTCGACGTGCTGCCCACCCTCGACATGTGGGACGTGATGCACGGCACCACCGCGGCGGTCGGCTTCCACCTGTACCTGATGGCGCAGCCGCCCGGCCTGCCCGAGCGGCTGATCGGCGCGAGCGCGGACGCGTTCTTCGGCCACTTCCTCGACATCTGGACCAGGGACCCGGAGGCCATCCCGCCGGAGGTGCGGCGGGAGTACCTGGCGGCGTCCCGGGCGGCCGTGCCGTCGATCGTCGCCGACTACCGCGCCTCGGCCGGCATCGACGTGGAACACGACCGGGCCGACCGGGAGGCCGGCAACACGCTCCGCATGCCGGTCACGGTGCTCCAGCAGGACTGGGGCGCGGCGCTCGGCTTCGACGCGGCGGCCATCTGGCGGGCCTGGGCGCCCGACCTGCACCACGAGACTGTCTCCTGTGGACACTTCATGGCCGAGGAGGCGCCGGCCGAGGTGGTCAAGGCGCTGCGCGCCCTGCTGTCCCGCTAA
- a CDS encoding BTAD domain-containing putative transcriptional regulator — translation MTRAGVTFTVLGPLAAAHRGDPDRPLPLKGGRQRAVLARLLIARGRVVPVDRLAGDLWTEPPDGAVGAIRTFVADLRRALEPDRPPRQPARLLVTAPPGYALRAAAEDVDAGRFEAWVAESGTLLAAGDGAGALARAGEALGLWRGPAYAEFAAEPWARAEIDRLDELRALAVERRAEAMLALGRAAEAASDLGAHAAAHPLREEAWRLLAIALYRAGRQADALAALRRARETLADRLGLDPGPALRRLEADILAQSPALSPPVPDEPAPAAHDAPPPARSALAGTAGGFFGRAGELDALARAAGRVSGRGEPGLALISGEAGAGKTALAGEFARRLSGAGWSVAWGRSPEYEGAPAAWPWQQVTGTPGPDRPAADPAAARFRLHRETAAWLSDTAGRRGPLLVVLDDLHQADEGTLDVLAAVLAGPEPASGPLLVAGTYRATAIPATLTAALARLARVEPVRVYLGGLTVTETGELARAAAGRELDPAAVRLIHHRSGGNPFFVRELARLLGAEPGAVPAGVRDVIRHRLATLPEPARAVLRQAAVLGRDVDPEVLAALTGDEPSTLDALDRAVEAGFLSADGGLRFTHILVRDTLYGDIPAHRRAQWHAAAGEALERLRPGDVAALAHHFGLAASRATAPRAAAYARAAAEDAERRADPHAAVRLWRRAVDGYDRAGAQDRRGRLEAVMGLGRALAVSGHLDEARRLRAEAVASVATVDDPELAADVLAAFVVPAIWTANDDEELSGRIAAAAERVLPAQRGERRARLLGTLALELRGTTTDRGAAAAREAESLARAAGDPTLLAFALNARFMHAFGRAGMAAERARIGAEMVEVAAGHDLVTFEVLGHLIAMQAHAGLADLAAADAHAAAADALAGRYELPLVGVFTAWYAGLRLAVEGRTGEAEEAYRAARAKLDGAGMPGMARGLYPLALLTLRPPTTVEWSTSDWGPYEPWVRPLALLAQDRPEAAAGALRAQPEPPHDLLREARLWLTGRAAITLGDHATARRVYDALLPAAGELAGAGSGVLTFGAVADLLEELR, via the coding sequence GTGACCAGGGCCGGCGTGACGTTCACGGTGCTCGGGCCACTCGCGGCGGCGCACCGCGGCGACCCGGACCGGCCGCTGCCGCTCAAGGGCGGCCGGCAGCGCGCTGTCCTCGCCCGCCTGCTCATCGCGCGCGGCCGCGTCGTACCCGTCGACCGGCTCGCCGGCGACCTGTGGACCGAGCCGCCGGACGGCGCGGTCGGGGCGATCCGCACGTTCGTGGCCGACCTGCGCCGCGCGCTGGAGCCCGACCGGCCGCCCCGGCAGCCGGCCCGCCTGCTGGTGACCGCCCCGCCCGGGTACGCGCTGCGCGCCGCCGCCGAAGACGTCGACGCCGGCCGCTTCGAGGCGTGGGTGGCCGAGTCCGGGACGCTGCTCGCGGCCGGGGACGGCGCGGGCGCGCTGGCCCGGGCCGGGGAGGCGCTGGGGCTGTGGCGCGGGCCGGCGTACGCGGAGTTCGCCGCCGAGCCGTGGGCCCGCGCCGAGATCGACCGCCTCGACGAGCTGCGCGCGCTGGCCGTCGAGCGGCGGGCGGAGGCGATGCTCGCGCTCGGCCGGGCCGCCGAGGCCGCCTCCGACCTGGGTGCCCACGCGGCCGCACACCCGCTGCGCGAGGAGGCGTGGCGGCTGCTGGCCATCGCGCTGTACCGGGCCGGCCGCCAGGCGGACGCGCTCGCCGCCCTGCGCCGGGCCCGCGAGACGCTCGCCGACCGGCTCGGCCTCGACCCCGGGCCGGCCCTGCGACGGCTCGAAGCCGACATCCTGGCCCAGTCGCCCGCCCTCAGCCCGCCGGTGCCCGACGAACCAGCCCCCGCCGCCCACGACGCACCGCCCCCAGCGCGAAGCGCGCTGGCGGGCACGGCCGGCGGCTTCTTCGGCCGGGCCGGTGAGCTGGACGCGCTCGCCCGCGCGGCCGGGCGCGTGTCCGGCCGCGGGGAGCCCGGCCTCGCGCTCATCTCCGGCGAGGCCGGCGCCGGCAAGACCGCCCTCGCCGGGGAGTTCGCCCGCCGCCTCTCCGGCGCCGGCTGGTCGGTGGCGTGGGGCCGCAGCCCGGAGTACGAAGGCGCGCCCGCCGCCTGGCCCTGGCAACAGGTCACCGGCACGCCTGGACCCGACCGGCCGGCCGCCGACCCCGCCGCGGCCCGCTTCCGCCTGCACCGGGAGACCGCGGCGTGGCTGTCGGACACCGCGGGCCGGCGCGGGCCGCTGCTCGTCGTCCTCGACGACCTGCACCAGGCCGACGAGGGCACGCTCGACGTGCTGGCCGCCGTGCTCGCCGGCCCGGAGCCGGCCAGCGGTCCGCTGCTGGTCGCCGGCACGTACCGCGCCACGGCCATCCCGGCCACCCTGACCGCCGCGCTGGCCCGCCTCGCCCGGGTCGAACCGGTCCGGGTGTACCTCGGCGGCCTCACGGTGACCGAGACCGGCGAGCTGGCCCGCGCGGCGGCCGGGCGCGAGCTCGACCCGGCCGCGGTGCGCCTCATCCACCACCGCAGCGGCGGCAACCCGTTCTTCGTCCGCGAGCTGGCCCGGCTGCTCGGCGCCGAGCCCGGCGCGGTACCCGCCGGCGTGCGCGACGTCATCCGCCACCGCCTCGCCACGCTGCCCGAGCCGGCGCGCGCGGTGCTGCGGCAGGCGGCGGTGCTCGGCCGGGACGTCGACCCGGAGGTGCTGGCGGCGCTCACCGGCGACGAGCCGTCCACACTGGACGCCCTGGACCGGGCCGTGGAGGCCGGCTTCCTCAGCGCGGACGGCGGCCTGCGGTTCACCCACATCCTGGTACGGGACACGCTGTACGGCGACATCCCCGCACACCGCCGGGCGCAGTGGCACGCCGCCGCCGGCGAGGCGCTCGAACGGCTGCGCCCCGGTGACGTCGCCGCCCTCGCCCACCACTTCGGGCTCGCCGCGAGCCGGGCCACCGCGCCGCGCGCGGCCGCCTACGCGCGGGCCGCCGCCGAGGACGCCGAACGCCGCGCCGACCCGCACGCCGCCGTCCGGCTGTGGCGCCGGGCGGTGGACGGGTACGACCGGGCCGGCGCGCAGGACCGGCGCGGCCGCTTGGAGGCGGTGATGGGGCTGGGCCGGGCGCTCGCCGTGAGCGGCCACCTCGACGAGGCCCGCCGGCTCCGCGCCGAGGCCGTCGCCTCCGTGGCCACAGTGGACGATCCGGAGCTGGCGGCGGACGTGCTCGCCGCTTTCGTGGTACCGGCGATCTGGACCGCCAACGACGACGAGGAGCTGTCCGGCCGCATCGCCGCCGCGGCCGAGCGCGTGCTGCCGGCGCAGCGGGGCGAGCGGCGGGCGCGCCTGCTCGGTACCCTCGCGCTGGAGCTGCGCGGCACCACCACGGACCGCGGCGCGGCGGCGGCGCGCGAGGCGGAGTCCCTCGCCCGCGCGGCGGGTGACCCCACGCTGCTGGCCTTCGCGCTCAACGCCCGGTTCATGCACGCGTTCGGCCGCGCCGGGATGGCCGCCGAGCGGGCCCGCATCGGCGCCGAGATGGTGGAGGTGGCCGCCGGGCACGACCTTGTCACGTTCGAGGTGCTCGGTCACCTGATCGCGATGCAGGCGCACGCCGGGCTCGCCGACCTCGCCGCCGCGGACGCCCACGCGGCGGCCGCCGACGCCCTCGCCGGACGGTACGAGCTGCCGCTGGTGGGCGTCTTCACGGCCTGGTACGCGGGGCTGCGCCTGGCCGTCGAGGGGCGGACCGGCGAGGCGGAGGAGGCGTACCGCGCGGCGCGCGCGAAGCTCGACGGCGCCGGTATGCCCGGCATGGCGCGCGGCCTGTACCCGCTGGCCCTCCTCACGCTGCGGCCACCCACCACAGTGGAGTGGTCTACATCGGACTGGGGCCCGTACGAGCCGTGGGTCCGCCCGCTCGCGCTGCTCGCGCAGGACCGGCCGGAGGCGGCCGCCGGGGCGCTGCGGGCGCAGCCGGAGCCGCCGCACGACCTGCTCCGCGAGGCGCGGTTGTGGCTCACCGGGCGGGCCGCCATCACGCTCGGTGACCACGCCACGGCCCGCCGCGTGTACGACGCGCTGCTGCCGGCCGCCGGCGAGCTGGCGGGTGCGGGCAGCGGAGTGCTCACGTTCGGCGCGGTGGCGGACCTCCTGGAGGAGCTGCGCTGA